Proteins co-encoded in one Afipia sp. P52-10 genomic window:
- the pobA gene encoding 4-hydroxybenzoate 3-monooxygenase, giving the protein MRTQVVIVGAGPAGLLLGQLLHAYGIESIILERKDRAYVLARVRAGVLEQGTVDLLDSIGASDRLHREALIHDGLEILFGGVRHRIDLKTATGGKSVTIYGQTEVTRDLIDARDACGLTTIYDADDVSLHDFDTHAPKVRFKVQGVAREIRCDVIAGCDGFHGVSRASVPAAAVRSFEREYPFGWLGVLSDTTPVSDELIYVNHPRGFALCSMRSRRRSRYYLQCALDDHVDHWPDDRFWDELKRRLDTDAASRLVTGPSIEKSIAPLRSFVAEPLRFGRLFLAGDAAHIVPPTGAKGLNLAASDVHYLAEAFREFYAERSDAGLATYSERALARVWKAERFSWWMTSILHRFPDTDVFSERIQQAELDYLVGSQAAIAALAENYVGLPL; this is encoded by the coding sequence TCGTCGGCGCCGGGCCTGCCGGGCTGCTGCTCGGTCAATTGCTGCACGCGTATGGCATCGAATCCATCATTCTCGAACGCAAGGATCGCGCCTATGTGCTGGCGCGCGTTCGCGCCGGCGTGCTCGAGCAGGGCACCGTCGATCTGCTCGATTCGATCGGTGCCAGCGATCGTCTGCATCGCGAAGCCCTGATCCATGACGGCCTCGAGATTCTGTTCGGCGGTGTACGCCACCGCATCGATCTGAAAACGGCCACCGGCGGCAAGAGTGTCACCATCTATGGCCAGACCGAAGTCACCCGCGACCTGATCGACGCCCGCGATGCCTGTGGACTGACGACGATCTACGACGCCGACGACGTCAGCCTACACGACTTCGATACCCATGCGCCAAAGGTCCGCTTCAAGGTACAGGGCGTCGCACGCGAGATCAGATGCGACGTCATCGCCGGCTGCGATGGCTTTCATGGGGTCAGCCGGGCGAGCGTGCCGGCCGCGGCGGTCCGCAGCTTCGAACGCGAGTATCCGTTCGGATGGCTCGGCGTGCTGTCGGACACGACGCCGGTCTCCGACGAGCTCATCTATGTCAATCATCCGCGCGGCTTCGCGTTGTGCTCGATGCGCTCGCGCAGACGCAGCCGCTATTACCTGCAATGCGCCCTCGACGATCATGTCGATCACTGGCCCGATGATCGGTTCTGGGATGAACTGAAGCGACGCCTCGACACGGACGCGGCCAGCCGCCTCGTCACTGGCCCGTCGATCGAAAAGAGCATTGCGCCGCTGCGCTCGTTCGTCGCCGAACCGCTCCGGTTCGGGCGCCTGTTCCTGGCCGGCGACGCTGCCCATATCGTGCCGCCGACCGGCGCGAAGGGTCTCAATCTGGCCGCCAGCGACGTTCACTACCTCGCCGAGGCATTCCGCGAGTTCTATGCGGAGCGATCCGATGCGGGCCTTGCCACCTATTCCGAACGGGCGCTGGCTCGGGTGTGGAAGGCGGAACGCTTCTCCTGGTGGATGACGTCGATCCTGCATCGCTTTCCCGACACCGATGTCTTTTCGGAACGCATTCAGCAGGCCGAGCTCGACTACCTCGTCGGCTCGCAGGCGGCGATCGCCGCCCTGGCGGAGAATTACGTCGGGCTGCCATTGTGA
- the exbB gene encoding tonB-system energizer ExbB: MANVPGSLPQNLSPWGMFMSADIIVKAVMIGLAFASLVTWTIWLAKTIELARETAKARKRVKMLESGPSLAEAARACSNSKDAVAQIIQSAEREAQLSGDDYHSDGFRERTELRIERVQHAMARRIARGTGVLATIGSTAPFVGLFGTVWGIMNSFISISETKTTSLAVVAPGIAEALLATALGLVAAIPAVVIYNHLARSISGYRGLLGDAGAQVMLLISRDQGRRSMRLSRAAE; the protein is encoded by the coding sequence ATGGCCAACGTCCCAGGTTCGCTGCCGCAGAATCTGTCCCCTTGGGGCATGTTCATGAGCGCCGACATCATCGTGAAGGCGGTGATGATCGGCCTTGCCTTCGCCTCGCTCGTGACCTGGACGATCTGGCTTGCGAAAACGATCGAACTCGCACGCGAAACCGCCAAGGCCCGCAAGCGCGTCAAAATGCTGGAAAGCGGTCCGAGCCTGGCCGAAGCTGCCCGCGCCTGCAGCAACAGCAAGGACGCGGTGGCGCAAATCATTCAGTCGGCCGAGCGCGAGGCCCAGCTGTCCGGCGACGACTACCACAGCGACGGCTTCCGCGAGCGCACCGAACTGCGCATCGAGCGCGTGCAACACGCGATGGCGCGACGGATCGCGCGCGGCACCGGCGTCCTGGCGACGATCGGCTCTACCGCCCCCTTCGTCGGTCTGTTCGGCACCGTGTGGGGCATCATGAATTCGTTCATCAGCATCTCCGAAACCAAGACCACCAGCCTTGCGGTGGTGGCGCCGGGCATCGCCGAGGCACTGCTCGCCACCGCACTCGGCCTCGTCGCCGCGATTCCGGCGGTGGTGATCTACAACCATCTCGCCCGCTCGATCTCCGGCTATCGCGGACTGCTCGGCGATGCAGGCGCGCAGGTCATGCTGCTGATCAGCCGCGACCAGGGTCGCCGGTCGATGCGACTGTCGCGGGCGGCAGAATAG
- the exbD gene encoding TonB system transport protein ExbD, producing the protein MGAKLGSSLADDDLVEQHEINVTPFIDVMLVLLIIFMVAAPLATVDIGVDLPASSAQMQPRPDKPVFVTVKPDLSVAVGETATPREGLAGAIDAATNGNKDERIFLRADKAVSYGELMEVMNALRDSGYLKIALVGLETPAAKP; encoded by the coding sequence ATGGGGGCAAAGCTCGGTTCCAGCCTCGCCGACGACGATCTCGTCGAGCAGCATGAGATCAACGTCACGCCGTTTATCGATGTGATGCTGGTGCTGCTGATCATCTTCATGGTCGCCGCACCGCTTGCGACGGTCGATATCGGCGTCGATTTGCCGGCAAGCTCGGCGCAGATGCAGCCGCGTCCCGACAAGCCGGTGTTCGTGACTGTGAAGCCCGACCTCAGCGTTGCCGTCGGCGAGACCGCGACGCCACGCGAAGGCCTCGCCGGGGCGATCGATGCCGCCACCAACGGAAACAAGGACGAGCGGATCTTCCTGCGCGCGGACAAGGCCGTCAGCTATGGGGAGCTGATGGAGGTGATGAACGCGCTGCGCGATTCCGGTTATCTGAAGATCGCGCTGGTCGGCCTGGAAACACCCGCCGCCAAGCCATGA
- a CDS encoding energy transducer TonB codes for MLLHVAAVAGALFWYQRPASEGVSIPAIMVDLAPPAPAAEQIQTQDLAPGPEMQEAEAPPPEPPKQEVVEEQLPPTPPQPEPVVAAPPKVEPKPQPEPVKPKPVQQQVKKPPAKKPPAPRTTAAPKAERIAPQAPSASSGAAAAAAAASYRSILASHLQRFKQYPSSARANREQGTTALNFTVTRNGRVTSSRLVRSSGSAALDQETLALIHRAQPLPAFPPEMRESSINFTVPFSFTIR; via the coding sequence GTGCTCCTGCACGTTGCGGCTGTTGCCGGTGCGCTGTTCTGGTATCAGCGGCCTGCCTCCGAGGGCGTGAGCATTCCCGCGATCATGGTTGATCTCGCGCCGCCGGCTCCCGCCGCCGAGCAGATCCAGACGCAGGATCTCGCGCCGGGTCCGGAGATGCAGGAGGCCGAAGCACCGCCTCCCGAGCCGCCGAAGCAGGAGGTCGTCGAGGAGCAGCTGCCACCAACCCCACCGCAGCCCGAGCCGGTGGTCGCCGCGCCACCGAAGGTCGAGCCCAAGCCACAACCGGAACCGGTCAAGCCGAAGCCGGTGCAGCAGCAGGTGAAGAAGCCGCCGGCCAAGAAGCCGCCGGCACCGCGCACGACCGCGGCACCGAAGGCTGAACGGATCGCCCCTCAAGCACCGTCGGCCTCCTCCGGCGCGGCCGCCGCGGCCGCCGCCGCATCCTATCGTTCGATCCTGGCGTCGCACCTGCAGCGCTTCAAGCAGTATCCGAGCAGCGCCCGCGCCAACCGCGAGCAAGGCACCACGGCGCTGAATTTCACAGTGACCCGCAACGGCCGCGTCACATCGAGCAGGCTCGTGCGCTCCTCCGGCTCGGCCGCGCTCGATCAGGAAACGCTGGCCTTGATCCACCGCGCCCAGCCGCTGCCCGCCTTCCCGCCGGAAATGCGCGAGTCCTCCATCAACTTCACCGTACCGTTCAGCTTCACCATCCGCTGA
- a CDS encoding esterase-like activity of phytase family protein: MLVAVDPVGPAQAQAPAVTSPVSVQVTARPLEAFDLRDRTRRRFGQLEYRSGLVLTSSFGPFGGLSAFRIDADGETFVAMSDKGDWFTGRLTYRGKTLTGLADVQSAPMLGIDGLPITSKKMFDTESLAVDGQTLYVGIERTHRILRFDFRNGGIAARGEEVAVPPAVRRLPFNKGLEGMVFVPKGLPLEGTLIALSERGLDAAGNLLAFLIGGPRPGQFTIRRSDGFDISDAALLPSGELLVLERKFSLLNGVGIRIRRLSLQEVAPGALVDGPSIFEADLGYEIDNMEGLDVHRTADGETVLTMISDDNFSMLQRTLLLQFTLVE; this comes from the coding sequence ATGCTGGTTGCTGTCGATCCTGTAGGCCCAGCGCAAGCGCAAGCACCCGCCGTCACAAGTCCCGTCTCGGTCCAGGTCACAGCGCGGCCGCTCGAGGCATTCGATCTGCGTGACCGCACACGCCGGCGCTTCGGTCAGCTCGAATATCGCTCCGGCCTGGTGCTCACCTCGTCGTTCGGCCCGTTCGGGGGCTTGTCGGCCTTCCGGATCGATGCTGACGGCGAGACCTTCGTTGCCATGAGCGACAAGGGCGACTGGTTCACCGGCCGTCTGACCTACCGGGGCAAAACGCTGACCGGTCTTGCCGACGTGCAATCGGCGCCGATGCTCGGCATCGACGGATTGCCGATCACATCGAAGAAGATGTTCGATACCGAGTCGCTCGCCGTCGACGGGCAGACGCTATACGTCGGCATCGAGCGCACCCATCGCATCCTGCGGTTTGATTTCCGCAACGGCGGCATTGCGGCGCGCGGCGAAGAGGTGGCGGTGCCGCCGGCGGTGCGGCGTCTGCCCTTCAACAAAGGGCTGGAAGGCATGGTGTTCGTGCCGAAGGGCTTACCGCTCGAAGGTACACTGATCGCCCTGTCCGAGCGCGGCCTCGATGCGGCTGGCAATCTGCTCGCGTTCCTGATCGGCGGGCCAAGACCTGGACAGTTCACGATCCGTCGCAGCGACGGTTTCGATATCAGCGATGCGGCGCTGCTGCCGTCCGGTGAATTGCTCGTGCTCGAACGCAAGTTCTCGTTGCTCAACGGCGTCGGCATTCGCATCCGCAGATTGTCCTTGCAGGAGGTCGCCCCCGGTGCGCTGGTGGACGGCCCCTCGATCTTCGAGGCGGATCTCGGCTACGAAATCGACAACATGGAAGGCCTCGACGTGCATCGCACCGCCGATGGCGAGACCGTGCTGACCATGATCTCCGATGACAACTTCTCGATGCTGCAACGGACGCTGCTGCTGCAATTCACGCTGGTCGAATGA
- the cobT gene encoding cobaltochelatase subunit CobT, which produces MTTNTKFRASPKEAPTEPFKRAVTSCLRAIAKQPELEVSFAAERPGLAPGKARLPEPPRKLSKKDAAVVRGHADSIALRIACHDPAVHRKQMPGNMQARGVFDAVEQARVEAIGARRMSGVAKNLTAMLDDHFHRGKYDEITDRADAPLADALAMMVRERLTGLAPPAAAKKLVDLWRPIIEDKAGARLDRLEGVIEDQRRFADALHDLLDALELGDRQDADQDDEDQDENQDGDQDQSGAEGQQEGEAQQDMNMEQAEASSEEAAESAEAAQSSSSDTFEDSELGEDETPGDTTRPPMHGRNEPRGPEYHAFAPKFDEVVNAEDLCDPEELERLRAYLDKQLAHLQGVVARLANRLQRRLMAQQNRAWDFDLEEGILDPARLSRVVTDPMHPLSFMHEKEATFRDTVVTLLLDNSGSMRGRPITVAATCADILARTLERCGVKVEILGFTTRAWKGGQSREAWLAAGKPQGPGRLNDLRHIVYKSADAPWRRARKNLGLMMREGLLKENIDGEALDWAHKRLLARPEQRRILMMISDGAPVDDSTLSVNPGNYLERHLRHIIEEIETRSPVQLIAIGIGHDVTRYYRRAVTIVDAEELGGAITEKLAELFSETAEAPSHTGRRRLH; this is translated from the coding sequence ATGACCACCAACACCAAGTTCAGGGCAAGCCCGAAGGAAGCGCCGACCGAGCCGTTCAAGCGCGCGGTGACGTCGTGCCTGCGCGCGATCGCCAAGCAGCCCGAACTCGAGGTTTCGTTTGCCGCTGAACGGCCGGGGCTTGCGCCCGGCAAGGCGCGGTTGCCCGAACCGCCGCGCAAGCTGTCGAAGAAGGATGCGGCGGTCGTGCGCGGCCATGCGGATTCGATCGCGTTGCGGATCGCGTGCCACGATCCGGCGGTGCATCGCAAGCAGATGCCCGGCAACATGCAGGCGCGTGGCGTGTTCGACGCGGTCGAGCAGGCGCGGGTGGAAGCGATCGGTGCCCGCCGCATGTCCGGCGTCGCCAAGAACCTGACCGCGATGCTCGATGATCATTTCCACCGCGGCAAATATGACGAGATTACCGACCGCGCCGATGCACCGCTGGCCGATGCGCTGGCGATGATGGTTCGCGAGCGGCTCACCGGGCTTGCGCCCCCGGCGGCGGCGAAGAAGCTGGTGGACCTGTGGCGGCCGATCATCGAGGACAAGGCCGGCGCACGGCTCGATCGGCTGGAGGGCGTGATCGAGGATCAGCGTCGCTTTGCCGATGCACTGCATGACCTGCTCGACGCGCTGGAACTCGGCGACCGCCAGGATGCGGATCAGGACGACGAGGATCAGGACGAGAATCAGGACGGCGATCAGGATCAGTCCGGCGCGGAAGGCCAGCAGGAAGGCGAGGCGCAGCAGGACATGAACATGGAGCAGGCGGAAGCCTCCTCCGAAGAGGCCGCCGAAAGCGCCGAAGCGGCACAATCCTCCTCCAGCGATACGTTCGAAGACAGCGAGCTTGGCGAGGACGAGACGCCGGGGGATACCACGCGTCCGCCGATGCATGGCCGCAACGAGCCGCGCGGCCCGGAGTATCATGCGTTCGCGCCGAAGTTCGACGAAGTCGTCAACGCCGAGGATCTGTGCGATCCGGAGGAGCTGGAGCGGCTGCGCGCCTATCTCGACAAGCAGCTCGCGCATCTGCAGGGCGTGGTCGCGCGGCTTGCCAACCGCCTGCAGCGCCGTCTGATGGCGCAGCAGAACCGTGCCTGGGATTTCGATCTGGAGGAAGGCATCCTCGATCCGGCGCGCCTGTCGCGCGTCGTCACCGATCCGATGCATCCGCTGTCGTTCATGCACGAGAAGGAGGCGACCTTCCGCGACACGGTGGTCACGCTTCTGCTCGATAATTCCGGCTCGATGCGCGGCCGGCCGATCACCGTAGCCGCCACCTGCGCCGACATTCTCGCGCGCACCTTGGAGCGCTGCGGCGTCAAGGTGGAGATTCTCGGCTTCACCACGCGGGCGTGGAAGGGCGGGCAGTCGCGCGAAGCCTGGCTTGCCGCCGGCAAGCCGCAGGGACCGGGCCGGCTCAACGATTTGCGCCACATCGTCTACAAGTCGGCCGATGCGCCCTGGCGGCGCGCGCGCAAGAACCTTGGCCTGATGATGCGCGAGGGGCTCTTGAAGGAGAACATCGACGGCGAAGCGCTGGACTGGGCCCACAAGCGCCTATTGGCTCGGCCCGAACAACGCCGCATCCTGATGATGATTTCCGACGGTGCGCCGGTCGACGACTCAACGCTGTCGGTCAATCCGGGCAATTATCTGGAGCGGCACTTGCGCCACATCATCGAAGAGATCGAGACGCGCAGCCCGGTGCAACTGATTGCCATCGGCATCGGCCACGACGTCACGCGCTATTACCGTCGCGCAGTGACGATCGTCGATGCGGAAGAGCTGGGCGGCGCGATCACCGAGAAGCTCGCCGAGCTGTTCAGCGAAACGGCTGAGGCTCCTTCGCATACGGGCCGCCGCCGTCTGCATTGA
- the cobS gene encoding cobaltochelatase subunit CobS: protein MMTAAATNDMTAMPDMKVSVRQVFGIDSDMEVPAYSATDPHVPDTDPDYRFDRATTLAILAGFAKNRRVMVTGFHGTGKSTHIEQVAARLNWPCVRVNLDSHISRIDLVGKDSIVIKDGKQVTEFRDGILPWALQHNVALVFDEYDAGRPDVMFVIQRVLEVSGRLTLLDQNKVIKPHPAFRLFSTANTVGLGDTTGLYHGTQQINQGQMDRWSIVTTLNYLPHDNEVEIVLAKARHYRTPEGRDIVNKMVRLADLTRNAFANGDLSTVMSPRTVITWAENADIFGDIGFAFRVTFLNKCDELERPLVAEFYQRCFNAELPESSVNVALS, encoded by the coding sequence ATGATGACCGCCGCCGCTACAAATGACATGACCGCAATGCCCGACATGAAAGTTTCGGTCCGGCAGGTGTTCGGCATCGATTCCGACATGGAGGTTCCGGCCTATTCGGCCACTGACCCGCATGTTCCGGACACCGATCCCGATTACCGCTTCGACCGCGCGACCACGCTCGCGATTCTCGCGGGCTTCGCCAAGAACCGTCGTGTCATGGTCACCGGCTTCCACGGCACCGGCAAATCCACCCATATCGAGCAGGTGGCCGCGCGGCTGAACTGGCCCTGCGTGCGCGTCAATCTCGACAGCCACATCAGCCGTATCGATCTGGTCGGCAAGGACTCGATCGTGATCAAGGACGGCAAGCAGGTCACGGAATTCCGCGATGGCATCCTGCCGTGGGCGCTGCAGCACAACGTCGCGCTGGTGTTCGACGAATATGACGCCGGCCGTCCGGACGTGATGTTCGTGATCCAGCGCGTGCTGGAGGTGTCTGGCCGGCTGACGCTGCTCGATCAGAACAAGGTGATCAAGCCACACCCGGCGTTCCGTTTGTTCTCGACCGCCAACACAGTCGGTCTCGGTGACACCACCGGCCTCTATCACGGCACCCAGCAGATCAATCAGGGTCAGATGGACCGGTGGTCGATCGTCACCACGCTGAACTATTTGCCGCATGACAACGAGGTCGAGATCGTGCTGGCCAAGGCGCGCCACTACCGCACGCCGGAAGGCCGCGACATCGTCAACAAGATGGTGCGGCTCGCCGATCTGACCCGCAACGCGTTCGCCAATGGCGATCTGTCAACGGTGATGAGCCCGCGTACGGTGATTACCTGGGCGGAGAATGCCGACATCTTCGGTGACATCGGCTTCGCCTTCCGTGTCACCTTCCTGAACAAGTGCGACGAGCTGGAGCGCCCGCTGGTGGCGGAGTTCTATCAGCGCTGCTTCAATGCGGAGCTGCCGGAGTCGTCCGTCAACGTGGCGCTGAGCTGA
- a CDS encoding DedA family protein, translated as MSSLLDQIIQFVSAHVWLAYATVFAAAALEAVPVFGAFVPGSTLIIALSALVAAGELRLAEVIAAAVAGAALGDGASYLAGHIYQRKILGIWPLASYPAVIARSEAFFARRGALAVLLARFVPPVRAFVPVIAGAFGMPPARFFSVNIPAIALWACAHILPAALAGSLWKQYGREVEHIALPLLVIGLLLWVAIWLLRRRKHLAAE; from the coding sequence GTGTCCTCCTTGCTCGACCAGATCATCCAGTTCGTCTCGGCGCACGTCTGGCTTGCCTATGCGACGGTCTTCGCCGCCGCCGCGCTGGAGGCGGTGCCGGTGTTCGGCGCCTTCGTTCCCGGATCGACGCTGATCATCGCCCTCAGCGCCTTGGTCGCAGCCGGCGAATTGCGCCTTGCCGAGGTGATTGCGGCGGCGGTGGCAGGCGCGGCCCTCGGCGACGGCGCATCCTATCTCGCCGGGCACATCTACCAGCGCAAGATTCTCGGCATCTGGCCGCTGGCGTCCTATCCGGCCGTTATCGCCCGGAGCGAGGCGTTCTTTGCGCGGCGCGGCGCGCTGGCGGTGCTGCTGGCGCGGTTCGTTCCGCCGGTGCGCGCGTTCGTGCCGGTGATCGCCGGCGCCTTCGGCATGCCGCCGGCGCGCTTCTTCAGCGTCAACATTCCAGCGATCGCACTGTGGGCGTGCGCGCACATTCTGCCCGCAGCGCTCGCCGGATCGCTCTGGAAGCAGTATGGACGCGAGGTCGAACACATCGCGCTGCCGCTGCTCGTGATCGGGCTGCTGCTCTGGGTGGCGATATGGCTGCTCCGCCGGCGCAAGCATCTCGCCGCGGAGTAA
- a CDS encoding citrate synthase family protein, with product MKKSDGLYLSAQEAAAELAISPATLYAYVSRGMIRSEPSDDSRARRYAAEDVRALKNRRTPSSEPRAFRNFDADLPVFDSAVSTITEDGPIYRGVDCVALSETASLEQAATLLWDAAAIDPFAKGNLPVVSEAMQTVAQATQDSSPIERAIAVLALAASADPRAFVRAAEGRAMIGGRIMRLMMATMLNSEPSAAPLHKQLAQAWAPDFKGADELFRRALVLLADHELNASTFTVRCAVSTGLNLYDAVIAGLVALKGPRHGGAGMLASQLVYALEQGDITAIIRERVELGERFAGFGHGVYRRGDPRALSLLAALTRAGAYKRFTQEIPARIAEATGEFANIDYALAVLMRTLKLPIGHELVLFAMARTAGWIAHASEQLRHGGLIRPRARYVGPKLARGAAHHKKPA from the coding sequence ATGAAAAAATCCGACGGCCTTTACCTCTCAGCTCAGGAAGCTGCGGCCGAACTCGCGATCTCGCCGGCGACGCTCTACGCCTATGTCAGTCGCGGCATGATCCGCTCCGAGCCGTCGGACGACTCGCGGGCCCGCCGTTATGCGGCGGAGGATGTCCGCGCCCTCAAGAATCGCCGCACGCCGTCGTCGGAGCCGCGCGCATTCCGGAATTTCGATGCTGACCTGCCGGTGTTCGATTCGGCGGTGTCCACCATCACCGAGGACGGGCCGATTTATCGCGGCGTCGATTGCGTGGCGTTATCGGAGACGGCGAGCCTCGAACAGGCGGCGACGCTGCTGTGGGACGCGGCTGCGATCGATCCATTCGCGAAGGGCAACCTGCCGGTCGTCTCCGAGGCGATGCAGACGGTTGCGCAGGCGACGCAAGACTCTTCACCGATCGAGCGCGCCATTGCTGTGCTGGCGCTGGCCGCGTCCGCCGATCCGCGTGCTTTCGTTCGGGCGGCGGAGGGGCGAGCGATGATCGGCGGCCGCATCATGCGGCTGATGATGGCGACGATGCTCAATAGCGAACCGTCCGCAGCGCCCCTGCACAAGCAGCTCGCGCAGGCGTGGGCGCCGGATTTCAAGGGTGCCGACGAGTTGTTCCGTCGTGCGCTGGTGCTGCTCGCCGATCATGAGCTGAATGCGTCGACGTTCACGGTGCGCTGCGCAGTGTCCACCGGCCTCAACCTTTACGATGCGGTGATCGCAGGTCTCGTCGCACTCAAAGGTCCGCGCCATGGCGGCGCGGGCATGCTGGCCTCGCAACTGGTGTACGCGCTGGAGCAGGGCGATATCACCGCGATCATTCGCGAGCGCGTGGAGCTTGGCGAGCGGTTCGCAGGCTTTGGGCACGGCGTCTACCGCCGCGGCGATCCGCGCGCTCTGTCGTTGCTTGCGGCCCTGACGCGGGCCGGGGCGTACAAGCGTTTCACGCAGGAGATTCCGGCGCGGATCGCGGAGGCGACCGGCGAGTTCGCCAACATCGATTACGCGCTGGCGGTGCTGATGCGGACGCTCAAGCTGCCGATCGGCCACGAACTCGTGCTGTTCGCCATGGCGCGCACCGCAGGCTGGATCGCACATGCCAGCGAGCAGTTGCGGCATGGCGGTCTCATCCGGCCGCGTGCGCGTTATGTCGGGCCGAAGCTCGCGCGCGGCGCGGCGCATCACAAGAAGCCTGCATAG
- a CDS encoding citrate synthase/methylcitrate synthase, which yields MTIHLPKTAAAKPAIGLDGVQAAETVLSHVDGERGELIIAGERVGHLAATSSFEGVTARLWSAATGTQLSEAEVRAALGEARTRAFARLPVILAASDGLSIVDGFRAGVAGLRAENGLSHDATIVGALPVIVGALVRRAKGEASLAPEPTASHAADTLRMLLGKRPTPREAKALDAYFVTVCDHGMNASTFTTRVVASTHADLFAAVTAGYCALTGPLHGGAPEPVLEMLDAIGTRERIKPWVDSALARRERLMGFGHRVYRVRDPRADVLKDAIERLELGAEGLPFAGEVEAYIRTALKQKNPDRPLDTNVEFFTAILLDALKIPRQAFTPIFATARAAGWTAHAREQQRLGRLIRPSSLYVGAMPA from the coding sequence ATGACGATCCATCTGCCAAAAACCGCAGCCGCGAAGCCCGCCATCGGCCTCGACGGCGTGCAGGCTGCCGAAACCGTTCTCAGCCATGTGGACGGCGAGCGCGGCGAACTCATCATCGCCGGAGAACGCGTCGGGCACCTGGCTGCCACCTCCTCCTTCGAGGGTGTAACCGCCCGGCTCTGGTCCGCCGCGACAGGCACCCAGCTCAGCGAGGCGGAGGTCCGCGCCGCGCTCGGCGAGGCCCGCACCCGCGCCTTTGCCCGGCTGCCGGTCATCCTGGCGGCAAGCGACGGGCTGTCGATCGTCGACGGTTTCCGCGCTGGTGTCGCCGGGTTGCGAGCCGAGAACGGTCTCAGCCATGACGCCACCATCGTCGGCGCGCTTCCGGTGATCGTCGGCGCGCTGGTGCGGCGAGCGAAGGGCGAAGCCTCGCTGGCGCCTGAACCGACCGCGAGCCACGCCGCCGACACCCTGCGCATGCTGCTTGGCAAGAGACCGACGCCGCGCGAGGCCAAGGCGCTCGACGCCTATTTCGTCACCGTCTGCGACCATGGCATGAACGCCTCAACCTTCACCACCCGCGTCGTCGCTTCGACGCATGCGGACCTGTTTGCCGCCGTCACCGCCGGCTACTGCGCGCTGACCGGACCGCTGCATGGCGGCGCCCCCGAGCCGGTGCTGGAGATGCTGGATGCGATCGGCACCCGCGAGCGAATCAAGCCGTGGGTGGACAGTGCGTTGGCGCGACGCGAGCGGCTGATGGGTTTCGGCCATCGCGTCTATCGCGTGCGCGATCCGCGCGCGGACGTGCTGAAGGACGCGATCGAGCGGCTCGAACTCGGCGCCGAGGGTCTGCCGTTCGCCGGCGAGGTGGAAGCCTACATCCGCACAGCGCTGAAGCAGAAGAATCCGGACCGGCCGCTCGATACCAATGTCGAGTTCTTCACCGCGATCCTGCTCGACGCACTGAAGATCCCACGCCAGGCGTTCACGCCGATCTTCGCGACTGCCCGCGCGGCGGGGTGGACCGCGCATGCGCGCGAGCAGCAGCGCCTTGGACGGCTGATCCGGCCAAGCTCGCTTTACGTCGGCGCGATGCCGGCGTGA
- a CDS encoding J domain-containing protein, with translation MSFDSKLFDKIRIAPRGPKQAPVRADVATCEWQGCTHPGTHRAPKGRSREREYWRFCIEHVREYNQNYNYFSGMSDDAVARYQKDALTGHRPTWKMGANSGTKGRVGAEDALGGSSDPFSMFSELNGRGHWRPGPEAKAASEARKVMNAERKALQVLGLEDAATTAEIKVRFKALVKQHHPDANGGDRSTEDRLIEIIKAYNYLKSIARG, from the coding sequence ATGAGTTTCGATTCAAAACTGTTCGACAAGATCCGTATCGCGCCGCGCGGGCCGAAGCAGGCACCGGTGCGTGCGGATGTTGCAACCTGCGAGTGGCAGGGGTGCACCCATCCGGGCACGCACCGCGCGCCGAAGGGGCGCTCGCGTGAGCGTGAATATTGGCGTTTCTGCATCGAGCATGTGCGCGAGTACAATCAGAACTACAATTATTTCTCCGGCATGAGCGACGACGCGGTGGCGCGCTATCAGAAGGATGCGCTGACCGGTCACCGCCCCACCTGGAAGATGGGTGCCAACTCCGGCACCAAGGGCCGCGTCGGTGCTGAGGATGCTCTCGGCGGTTCGAGCGACCCGTTCAGCATGTTCAGCGAGCTGAATGGCCGTGGCCACTGGCGTCCGGGGCCGGAGGCCAAGGCCGCGTCCGAAGCGCGCAAGGTGATGAACGCCGAGCGCAAGGCGCTGCAGGTGCTGGGGCTGGAGGATGCGGCGACCACCGCGGAGATCAAGGTGCGGTTCAAGGCGCTGGTGAAGCAGCATCACCCGGATGCGAATGGCGGCGACCGCTCAACCGAAGACCGGCTGATCGAGATCATCAAGGCCTACAATTATCTGAAGTCGATTGCGCGCGGCTGA